DNA from Burkholderiales bacterium:
CGCACGGCGCGGCGCAGCCGGCTTGAGGACCGCAGGCGATCCCGATGGCGGCCGCTGACCGGGCGGCGACGATCGCGCGAGCCGCGCGCTGGCCCGCGATACTGATCGGGTTCAGCGTTCCGATCTCGATCGCCGCCGACAACATCCTGCTCGCCCTCGCCGCGCTCGGAGCCGCGGTTGCGCTCGCCGACCGCGAAACCCGCGCCGCGGTTTTTTCGAATCCGGTCGTGCGCTGCGCGCTCGCGCTCTTTGCGCTGCTGGCGCTGGGCACGCTGTACGGGGAGCGCTATGCCGGCGACGCGGGACGCTACCTCGGGAAGTACCTCGACCTCGCGCTGCTGCCGCTGCTGCTGGTCCCGTTCATGGACGCGCGCTCGCGCAGGCTCGGCCTGTATGCGCTGGCCGCGTCGCTCGTGGTTACGCTCGGGCTGTCGTTCGCGCTCAAGCTCGGCCTCGTGCCCGAAGGCCGGCCGTTCGCCGGCAAGCCCGACAATGCCGCGGTCTTCAAGAACGACCTCACCCACAACTTCCTGATGGCGTTCGGCGCATTCCTGTTCCTTCAGCTCGGTTTCGCCGCCCGCGGCGTGCGCGCGCGCATCGCGTGGTGGGCCTGCGCCGCGCTCGCCGCGGCCGACGTGCTGCTCCTCGTGCGCGGACGCACCGGGTATGTCGTGCTGTTCGCGCTGCTGGTGTACGCGG
Protein-coding regions in this window:
- a CDS encoding O-antigen ligase family protein, with amino-acid sequence MAAADRAATIARAARWPAILIGFSVPISIAADNILLALAALGAAVALADRETRAAVFSNPVVRCALALFALLALGTLYGERYAGDAGRYLGKYLDLALLPLLLVPFMDARSRRLGLYALAASLVVTLGLSFALKLGLVPEGRPFAGKPDNAAVFKNDLTHNFLMAFGAFLFLQLGFAARGVRARIAWWACAALAAADVLLLVRGRTGYVVLFALLVYAGYAWKGWRGLAALCVAGALGVTALLLTPNMFSARVERTLNEARQWQENRVRHEESITMRLEWYRNSLAIIAAHPVVGSGTGSFPRAYAERTSGSALKTTVNPHNEYLHVGVQIGLVGLAALLALFAVQWHAASRLATPLETHLARALVIAFAIGCLFNSLLLDHTEGLFFAWLSALLYGGLGPRKAA